A stretch of Aedes aegypti strain LVP_AGWG chromosome 2, AaegL5.0 Primary Assembly, whole genome shotgun sequence DNA encodes these proteins:
- the LOC5565325 gene encoding general odorant-binding protein 67 encodes MKKVSLVVIQLLISVIVFSQASLSECIKKSKKAEIEQCCNFPKPIPSRSIPACSKKYQNLMSDHKNHVICMADCQFVGLGFLKNGKIDLKNFRNTTANELGANEPEAQDTISRLAEMCVRIVREQATAIVNAGTKCNATAFIFLKCMGDGVFSNCPDKYWSTREICTKYDQGIAYCEKE; translated from the exons ATGAAGAAAGTTTCATTGGTTGTCATTCAACTATTAATTTCAGTGATCGTTTTCTCTCAG GCATCTTTATCCGAGTGCATCAAGAAGTCTAAG AAAGCTGAAATTGAGCAATGCTGTAACTTCCCTAAACCAATTCCAAGCCGCTCGATTCCCGCTTGTTCGAAAAAGTATCAAAATCTTATGAGTGACCACAAGAATCACGTTATC TGCATGGCCGATTGCCAATTTGTTGGCTTGGGTTTTTTGAAAAACGGAAAAATTGACTTGAAAAACTTTCGTAATACGACCGCAAATGAGCTGGGAGCAAATGAACCCGAGGCGCAAGATACGATCAGTCGGCTGGCGGAAATGTGCGTTCGAATTGTCCGGGAACAGGCCACGGCCATCGTCAATGCGGGCACCAAATGTAACGCTACGGCTTTCATTTTCCTGAAATGTATGGGCGATGGAGTCTTCTCAAACTGTCCCGATAAGTACTGGAGCACGA GGGAAATTTGCACCAAATACGATCAAGGAATTGCCTATTGTGAGAAggaataa